Proteins from one Ipomoea triloba cultivar NCNSP0323 chromosome 1, ASM357664v1 genomic window:
- the LOC116026262 gene encoding uncharacterized protein LOC116026262, giving the protein MNVQMMTRKANVCGICENPNLPSICTVCVNYRLNEYGTALKSLKSRRDALYARLSEVLVAKGKADDQLSWRVLQNEKLARLREDLRRRREQLLEGKTNIDKLSNDLKVKYNLLESTMSVLEKNRAEQLEKFFPNLICTQNLGHMAITSELLHKQSVVIKQICKLFPQRRVTVDSERKDGSNGQYDTICNARLPRGLDPHSVLSDELSASLGYMVQLLNLIVRNVCAPALHNSGFAGSCSRIWQRDSYWDARPSSRSGEYPLFIPRQIFCSTGGEASWSEKSSSNFGVASMESDRKARLDSSASSSFNYSSASPHSLEAHKELQKGIALLKKSVACVTTYCYNILCLDVPAEASTFEAFARLLTTLSSSKEARSVFSLKMACSGSSKQVQQFSRSVWDVNSLVSSSALIESVHALQAQRNVFDHNLPSSTASLLYANEISDLGRNENLIEGWDLIEHPTFPPPPSQTEDVEHWTRAMFIDATKK; this is encoded by the exons ATGAATGTTCAGATGATGACGAGGAAAGCAAATGTCTGTGGAATATGTGAGAACCCAAATCTCCCTTCTATTTGCACTGTCTGTGTTAATTACAG ATTGAACGAGTATGGTACGGCTTTGAAATCGTTGAAGAGTCGGAGGGATGCATTATATGCAAGATTGAGTGAAGTGCTTGTTGCTAAG GGCAAGGCTGATGATCAACTGAGTTGGCGGGTGCTCCAAAATGAGAAGCTTGCAAGATTAAGGGAGGATCTCAGACGACGTAGAGAACAACTTTTGGAAG GGAAGACTAATATTGACAAGTTGTCTAATGATCTAAAAGTGAAGTACAATTTGCTTGAATCAACCATGAGCGTG CTGGAAAAAAATCGTGCAGAACAACTTGAGAAGTTCTTTCCTAATCTTATCTGCACTCAAAATCTTGGTCAT ATGGCCATCACCTCTGAACTCCTTCATAAACAGTCTGTTGTTATTAAGCAGATATGCAAGCTGTTTCCTCAACGCCGG GTTACTGTAGATTCTGAAAGAAAAGATGGATCTAATGGTCAATATGATACTATTTGTAATGCACGCTTGCCGAGAGGACTTGATCCTCATTCTGTTCTATCTGATGAGCTTTCTGCGTCTCTGGG ATACATGGTGCAACTGTTGAATCTTATAGTTCGTAATGTATGTGCCCCTGCACTTCATAACTCGGGGTTTGCG GGTTCATGCTCTCGAATATGGCAGCGAGATTCTTATTGGGATGCACGCCCATCGTCTAGAAG TGGTGAATACCCTCTTTTTATTCCTCGCCAAATTTTTTGCTCTACTGGTGGAGAAGCTTCGTGGTCTGAAAAAAGCTCAAGTAACTTTGGTGTGGCTTCTATGGAGTCTGATAGGAAGGCTCGCTTGGATTCTTCTGCTAGCAGCAGTTTCAATTATTCTTCTGCTTCACCACACTCACTTGAAGCACACAAGGAGTTGCAGAAAGGGATAGCACTTCTCAAGAAAAGTGTTGCTTGCGTAACAACATACTGTTATAACATATTATGCCTAGATGTTCCTGCAGAGGCTTCTACTTTTGAAGCATTTGCAAGGTTGTTGACTACCCTTTCTTCTTCCAAGGAAGCCCGATCtgtattttctttaaaaatggCTTGTTCAGG GTCATCCAAGCAAGTCCAACAATTCAGCAGATCTGTGTGGGATGTAAATTCATTAGTTTCCTCAAGTGCTTTGATAGAAAGTGTGCATGCGTTGCAAGCACAA AGAAACGTATTTGACCATAATCTTCCAAGTTCTACAGCCAGTTTGCTTTACGCCAATGAAATATCCGACCTAGGAAGGAACGAAAATTTAATCGAGGGTTGGGATCTAATCGAGCACCCCACTTTTCCTCCTCCGCCTTCACAAACCGAAGATGTTGAGCATTGGACTCGGGCCATGTTCATTGACGCAACGAAAAAGTGA
- the LOC116001069 gene encoding uncharacterized protein At4g37920, giving the protein MELTWSLACFASRSFAPPLSIVACAPLRWRSSYLTSQSPGSFLSMTRMRLQPSPLQALVADTAAIPGDSDKEHMLCSEESNPRTDHKADVKEEDDKNDTVESVDENKMVRVCDKLIGVFMVDKPSPADWRRLIGFSRNWSNIRPHFYKRCQERANTESDPGMKHKLLKLGRKLKEIDDDVQRHNELLEVIRSSPSEINEIVARRRKDFTKEFFFHVNTVAESYYDNPDEQNAVARLGNECLEAVEAYDTATESIEALNAAELKLKDIINSPSLDAACRKIDDLAQKNQFDSALALLITKAWSAAKESDMTQTEAKDVLYHLYKKAVGSMQSLMPKEIRILKYLLTIEDPDECMHALKDAFTPGGEIEGKDVDLLYTTPEQLHNWIGIIADAYNFSREGTLIRQARDLMNPKTIQKLEELKKLIQDKFM; this is encoded by the exons ATGGAGTTAACCTGGTCCCTTGCGTGCTTTGCTTCTCGAAGCTTTGCTCCCCCGCTCTCTATCGTAGCATGTGCACCGCTTCGGTGGCGTTCGTCTTATCTCACCTCTCAATCCCCAG GTTCTTTCTTGTCAATGACAAGAATGAGATTGCAACCATCCCCTCTTCAAGCTCTTGTTGCTGATACTGCTGCAATACCAGGTGACTCTGATAAAGAACACATGCTATGCTCTGAAGAATCTAATCCTAGAACTGACCACAAAGCTGATGTGAAAGAGGAAGATGACAAAAATGATACTGTTGAAAGTGTGGATGAGAATAAGATGGTCCGAGTTTGTGACAAGTTAATTGGGGTCTTCATGGTTGACAAGCCATCTCCTGCTGATTGGAGAAGGTTAATAGGTTTTAGCAGGAATTGGAGCAATATCAGACCACACTTTTACAAGCGATGTCAGGAGCGAGCAAACACAGAGAGTGATCCTGGAATGAAACACAAACTACTCAAGCTTGGAAGGAAGCTGAAAGAG ATTGACGATGATGTTCAAAGGCATAATGAACTTCTTGAGGTCATCAGGAGTTCACCTTCTGAAATCAATGAGATTGTTGCTCGACGTCGTAAAGATTTTACTAAGGAGTTCTTCTTTCATGTTAACACTGTGGCGGAATCTTATTATGACAATCCAGATGAACAAAATG CGGTGGCAAGGCTTGGTAATGAGTGCTTGGAAGCTGTAGAAGCCTACGATACTGCAACTGAAAGTATAGAGGCATTGAATGCAGCAGAGCTGAAACTGAAAGATATAATCAATTCGCCTTCTTTGGATGCTGCTTGCAGGAAAATAGATGACCTAGCCCAGAAGAATCAATTTGACTCAGCATTGGCCCTCTTGATTACAAAAGCTTGGTCAGCAGCAAAGGAGTCTGACATGACACAGACTGAG GCAAAAGATGTTTTGTATCATTTATATAAGAAAGCAGTAGGAAGTATGCAGAGCCTTATGCCCAAAGAAATTAGAATACTGAAGTACCTGCTTACAATTGAAGATCCAGATGAATGCATGCATGCTTTGAAAGATGCTTTCACACCTGGAGGTGAAATTGAAGGAAAAGATGTAGATTTGCTATATAC GACTCCAGAGCAGCTGCACAACTGGATTGGGATTATAGCTGATGCATATAACTTCAGCAGAGAAGGCACTCTCATTAGACAAGCTAGAGATTTAATGAACCCCAAAACAATCCAAAAACTGGAAGAGTTGAAGAAGTTGATTCAGGACAAGTTCATGTAA
- the LOC115999840 gene encoding tRNA (carboxymethyluridine(34)-5-O)-methyltransferase, with the protein MLIGALRAIALYSRGGFCDIGRPIVVGNNTIGNQGCFRTMREVGLDGGSRLYDSESDRESCVLRPVSVSSDKKDTSSNVQSTPEIEKKYVHRVYDAIAPHFSSTRFAKWPKVSAFLNSLPVGSLILDAGCGNGKYLGLNPNCLFIGCDISAPLINICADRGHEVLVADAVNLPYRTCYGDAAISIAVLHHLSTENRRRKAVEELVRIVKKGGFVLITVWAREQEDGSLVNKWTPLTEKYLEEWVAPSSPRIRNPSSPRTLASIPETEENGSGVKSFLNNKSAEISHSEVHDRGGHLDSGIENAEQQEYFVPWHLPYHRAEVSGASACALASGLAKKDDKKGAVVYNRYYHVFSEGELERLVSGLDNAVIVDRFYDKSNWCIILEKTS; encoded by the exons ATGCTTATAGGTGCTTTACGAGCTATAGCATTGTATTCGAGAGGAGGGTTTTGTGACATTGGGCGACCTATCGTTGTTGGTAATAATACCATTGGCAATCAAGGCTGTTTTAGAACAATGAGAGAAGTTGGACTTGATGGTGGTTCTAGATTGTATGATTCTGAATCTGACAGAGAGTCTTGTGTGCTACGACCAGTTTCTGTGAGCTCGGATAAGAAAGATACTTCCTCAAATGTTCAATCGACCCCGGAAATTGAGAAAAAGTATGTTCATCGAGTTTATGATGCAATTGCTCCTCATTTCAGTTCCACTAGGTTTGCCAAGTGGCCGAAAGTGTCTGCTTTCTTGAATTCATTGCCTGTGGGTTCACTTATTTTGGATGCGGGTTGTGGAAATGGCAAATACTTGGGGTTGAATccaaattgtttatttattggATGTGATATTAGTGCTCCACTTATCAATATATGTGCGGATAGGGGACATGAGGTGTTAGTTGCAGATGCTGTAAATCTGCCTTATCGAACTTGTTATGGCGATGCTGCAATTTCAATTGCTGTCCTACATCACTTAAGTACAGAAAATAGGAGGAGAAAAGCCGTAGAAGAACTAGTGCGCATAGTTAAAAAGGGAGGCTTTGTATTGATTACAGTTTGGGCTAGGGAACAGGAAGATGGATCATTGGTTAACAAATGGACACCACTTACAGAGAAGTATTTGGAGGAATGGGTAGCGCCAAGCAGTCCTCGGATTCGCAATCCTTCTTCTCCTCGGACTCTAGCAAGCATCCCAGAGACTGAGGAAAATGGCTCGGGAGTGAAAagctttttaaataataaatcagCTGAAATTTCACATTCAGAAGTTCATGATAGAGGAGGTCATTTGGATTCTGGAATTGAAAATGCTGAGCAACAGGAATACTTTGTTCCTTGGCATTTACCTTATCATAGAGCTGAAGTAAGCGGGGCTTCTGCTTGTGCCCTCGCAAGTGGCCTGGCAAAGAAAGATGATAAAAAGGGTGCAGTTGTGTATAACAGATATTACCATGTTTTTAGTGAAGGTGAACTAGAAAG GTTGGTGTCTGGTTTGGATAATGCTGTCATTGTTGATAGATTCTATGATAAATCAAATTGGTGCATCATACTCGAGAAGACATCCTGA